The Mobula birostris isolate sMobBir1 chromosome 14, sMobBir1.hap1, whole genome shotgun sequence genome includes a region encoding these proteins:
- the LOC140210161 gene encoding thiosulfate:glutathione sulfurtransferase-like produces MSSAVSEITCEDLEKMMVDGRVPIIDVRRPGELENGKIIGSINIGVDKVKEAFSLDPESFQKEFGAEKPNPQATVVFYCQLGRRGASATSIAQELGYTRALNLKGGFQQWTGED; encoded by the exons ATGAGTTCAGCAG TCTCTGAGATAACCTGTGAAGATCTGGAGAAGATGATGGTGGATGGCAGGGTGCCGATTATCGACGTTCGCAGACCTGGTGAGCTGGAAAATGGGAAGATTATTGGATCCATCAACATTGGAG TGGACAAGGTGAAAGAGGCCTTCTCCTTGGATCCAGAGTCATTCCAGAAAGAGTTTGGGGCTGAGAAACCGAACCCGCAGGCGACAGTTGTGTTTTACTGTCAGTTGGGGCGCAGAGGGGCCAGTGCAACATCGATTGCTCAGGAACTGGGGTACACCAG GGCCCTGAATTTGAAAGGAGGCTTTCAGCAGTGGACAGGTGAAGACTAG